In Odontesthes bonariensis isolate fOdoBon6 chromosome 20, fOdoBon6.hap1, whole genome shotgun sequence, a genomic segment contains:
- the ccdc191 gene encoding LOW QUALITY PROTEIN: coiled-coil domain-containing protein 191 (The sequence of the model RefSeq protein was modified relative to this genomic sequence to represent the inferred CDS: substituted 1 base at 1 genomic stop codon) produces the protein MIHRHQASLAQPPICTLQMQRKRVEMASEFAVSEVFSHRRAHPGISSQVVPLQSSEQLRDHDSAYSEAQALLGDWLSTKLRLELEMDDEDEPKCSTETTRPAARASAQPNALSYNNFDDLYNCLAEEEEHAAVNSFLQDLMKQEVLDSGRMEELVLDDRETRKRFRDPKVTMEARHQQVRENRARWEAERQRQQREREAQRETRKEAKRIERQEEMRKKQEERWQDEMVQQEMVRLRRQMEERRGLEQLVRQREREKAEVQRPACSFQSAHTTLPKQPQHVERLRQEHKIQTKVHMSNLKCLQRHFSGWLSVVLDRKLQKDKAIALCDWRRQLRAWRAWRAVVWAERKQREVARTEAALRMENRQEASTSDVKESCXLAVESDRRRLLRRCLNEWQLWCRLEKEQRKLLAQQQEIKRKMTALLSAASTGKLMATETPADQPIRVPPVPPNESETIAEKDRHRLSTLAPGDCAVRQDKTSARTASRPFQPWQVTRGQAAPTVAELREARQRVEVENRQTVQQQIIVQQRKLLKDQQEQIARLKEKQNAMGLQLEMEKPAQLSQLSVPGGTRPRSHSSNPREPRASRVAGEPGGQSAPLQKAVQQPTCPHPAITAMEARARQRAERRKEIEELKRKKDEEKLAEMKAAEEQRQREEEEEKRKAAEKRREEKRLEREREEEKQRQLKRQQEFMRSARQHYHRTLLLRRGLAPWKRLIQLRQTNMELAEDHHNRSLLRQSILRWQQSARESLYEKEALADQLYQHFLLRRSLNCWKNLRDMWMIQEERAERFYRRHTLRRFLLALVDHVTQERLVEWDRQELAQEHNNRRLLHRCFLAWMRLPCVLRRERVRNERREKLSRRVAEVLPDFCSQPL, from the exons ATGATCCACAGACACCAGGCCAGCTTGGCTCAGCCCCCAATTTGCACACTACAGATGCAGCGCAAG CGAGTGGAGATGGCCTCTGAGTTTGCTGTCTCTGAGGTGTTCTCCCACAGGAGAGCTCATCCAGGAATCAGCAGCCAAGTCGTGCCTCTGCAAAGCTCAGAACAGCTAAGAGATCACGACAGTGCTTACAGTGAAG CTCAGGCTCTTCTAGGTGACTGGTTGAGCACTAAGTTACGGCTGGAGCTGGAGATGGACGATGAAGATGAGCCGAAGTGCTCCACTGAGACGACACGGCCTGCTGCACGAGCTAGTGCTCAGCCAAATgccctcagctacaacaatttTGATG ATCTTTATAACTGCCTggctgaagaagaagaacatgCTGCTGTGAATAGCTTCCTGCAAGATCTGATGAAGCAGGAGGTGCTTGACTCTGGTAGAATGGAGGAACTGGTACTTGATGATCGAGAAACACGGAAAAGATTTCGAGACCCGAAAGTCACCATGGAAGCACGCCACCAACAG GTGCGAGAGAACAGGGCACGGTGGGAGGCTGAGAGACAGAGGcagcagagggagagggaggCTCAGCGGGAGACCAGAAAGGAGGCGAAGAGGATTGAGCGACAGGaggagatgaggaagaagcaggAGGAACGCTGGCAGGATGAAATGGTGCAGCAGGAGATGGTGAGATTGCGACGCCagatggaggagaggagaggcctGGAGCAGCTAGTTCGACAGAG AGAAAGGGAAAAAGCTGAAGTGCAGCGGCCAGCCTGTAGCTTCCAGTCAGCCCATACAACTCTCCCCAAGCAGCCGCAGCATGTTGAGCGACTACGTCAAGAACACAAGATCCAAACAAAGGTTCACATGAGCAACCTTAAG TGTCTGCAGAGGCATTTCTCTGGATGGCTTTCAGTGGTGTTGGACCGAAAGCTACAAAAGGATAAGGCCATCGCCCTTTGTGACTGGAGGAGGCAGCTGAGAGCATGGCGGGCATGGCGAGCAGTGGTGTGGGCGGAGCGAAAGCAGCGAGAGGTGGCAAGAACAGAGGCAGCACTGCGAATGGAAAACAGGCAGGAAGCATCGACCTCTGATGTTAAAGAATCCTGTTAA CTGGCTGTGGAAAGCGACCGAAGGAGGCTGTTACGGCGATGTCTGAATGAGTGGCAGCTATGGTGTCGATTGGAGAAGGAACAACGGAAACTTCTAGCCCAGCAGCAGGAGATCAAACGCAAGATGACTGCCTTACTCAGTGCTGCATCTACAGGCAAACTCATGGCCACAGAAACCCCTGCTGATCAGCCAATAAGGGTCCCACCGGTGCCTCCAAACGAATCTGAGACCATAGCAGAG AAGGATCGCCACAGGTTAAGCACCTTAGCCCCTGGCGACTGTGCAGTACGTCAGGACAAGACCTCTGCGAGAACTGCGTCCCGGCCGTTTCAGCCATGGCAGGTGACCCGGGGCCAGGCAGCGCCCACTGTTGCAGAGCTCCGTGAGGCACGGCAGAGAGTGGAGGTGGAAAACAGGCAAACTGTTCAGCAGCAGATCATCGTACAACAGAGGAAGCTGCTGAAGGATCAGCAGGAGCAAATTGCCCGGCTGAAAGAAAAGCAGAACGCGATGGGTTTGCAGCTTGAAATGGAGAAACCTGCACAGCTTAGTCAACTATCAGTACCAGGAGGCACCAGACCAAGGAGCCACAGCTCTAACCCCAGGGAGCCGAG AGCATCAAGGGTTGCTGGAGAGCCTGGCGGTCAAAGCGCACCTTTACAAAAAGCTGTCCAACAGCCGACCTGCCCCCATCCCGCCATCACAG CAATGGAGGCCCGCGCAAGACAGCGCGCAGAGCGAAGGAAGGAGATCGAGGAGCTCAAGAGAAAGAAGGACGAGGAAAAGCTG gctgaaatgaaaGCCGCTGAGGAGCAAAGGCAgagggaggaagaagaggagaaacgcaAGGCCGCAGAAAAGCGGAGGGAGGAGAAGAGGCTGGAAAGAGAG AGGGAGGAGGAAAAGCAGAGGCAACTGAAAAGGCAACAGGAGTTCATGAGATCCGCCCGTCAACACTACCACAGAACTTTACTGCTACGACGAGGCCTGGCACCATGGAAACGACTGATTCAGCTCAGACAAACCAACATGGAG CTGGCCGAGGATCATCACAATCGCTCCCTCCTGAGGCAGTCCATACTGAGATGGCAGCAATCTGCAAGAGAGTCCCTGTATGAGAAAGAGGCTTTAGCTGACCAACTATACCAGCATTTCTTGCTTCGGAGAAGCTTAAACTGCTGGaagaat ctgaGGGACATGTGGATGATTCAGGAAGAGCGGGCCGAGCGTTTCTACCGCAGACACACTCTGAGGAGGTTTCTGCTCGCGTTAGTGGACCATGTGACCCAGGAGAGGCTGGTGGAGTGGGACCGTCAGGAGCTGGCTCAAGAGCACAATAACAG ACGGCTGCTACATAGATGTTTCTTGGCCTGGATGCGGCTTCCGTGTGTGCTGCGCAGGGAAAGGGTGAGGAACGAGCGGCGGGAGAAGCTGAGCCGGAGAGTGGCGGAAGTTCTGCCCGATTTCTGCTCCCAGCCACTGTAA